One region of Microbacterium rhizosphaerae genomic DNA includes:
- a CDS encoding AAA family ATPase: protein MTIAHEQATWFADTFRQLADNVEQSVIGKRHVIELVLTAMLSDGHVLLEDVPGTGKTSLARALAQSVQGTNTRIQFTPDLLPGDITGITVYDQRTGEFEFHAGPVFANIVLADEINRASPKTQAALLEVMEEGRVTVDAITRPVGVPFLVIATQNPVEQAGTYRLPEAQLDRFLLRTSLGYPDHAATVRILGGAAIATGDLDAVITPDALVGMADLAQDVYVDPLVLDYIARIVDATRSAEQVRLGVSIRGALALTRATRTRAASQARTYATPDDVKALATAVLAHRLILHPEAEFDGVTAEAVVGSVLLDVAPPTHREAVV, encoded by the coding sequence ATGACCATCGCGCACGAACAGGCCACCTGGTTCGCCGACACCTTCCGGCAGCTGGCCGACAACGTCGAGCAGTCGGTCATCGGCAAGCGGCATGTGATCGAGCTCGTGCTCACCGCGATGCTGAGCGACGGCCACGTGCTGCTCGAGGACGTCCCCGGCACCGGCAAGACCTCGCTCGCCCGCGCCCTGGCGCAGTCCGTGCAGGGCACCAACACGCGCATCCAGTTCACGCCCGACCTGCTGCCCGGCGACATCACGGGCATCACGGTCTACGACCAGAGGACGGGGGAGTTCGAGTTCCACGCGGGACCGGTCTTCGCCAACATCGTCCTGGCCGACGAGATCAACCGCGCAAGCCCCAAGACGCAGGCGGCGCTGCTCGAGGTCATGGAGGAGGGGCGCGTCACCGTCGACGCGATCACCCGGCCGGTGGGGGTGCCGTTCCTCGTCATCGCGACGCAGAACCCGGTCGAACAGGCCGGAACCTACCGTCTGCCGGAGGCGCAGCTCGACCGCTTCCTCCTCCGCACGTCGCTGGGGTATCCCGACCATGCCGCGACGGTGCGGATCCTCGGCGGCGCCGCGATCGCCACCGGCGACCTCGACGCGGTGATCACGCCCGATGCGCTCGTCGGCATGGCCGATCTCGCACAAGACGTGTACGTCGATCCGCTCGTCCTCGACTACATCGCCCGGATCGTGGATGCGACGCGCTCGGCCGAGCAGGTGCGTCTGGGCGTCAGCATCCGCGGCGCGCTCGCCCTCACGCGCGCGACACGCACCCGCGCCGCGTCGCAGGCCCGCACCTATGCGACGCCGGACGACGTGAAGGCGCTCGCCACCGCCGTCCTCGCGCACCGGCTGATCCTGCATCCCGAGGCCGAGTTCGACGGTGTCACCGCCGAAGCGGTCGTGGGCAGCGTTCTGCTCGACGTGGCTCCACCGACCCATCGCGAGGCCGTCGTCTGA
- a CDS encoding DUF58 domain-containing protein, which yields MAPSTPTPAITRADDSRTGIGRTAVTETTSRTRVTTIPASAGASRGVRGRVGAARARLVRGAVVVAAGWGRVRDATASAAREVGASVAPAGWLVLVAATAGLVAGLVFGWVEAIVAAICAVVLLALSVPFLFGARGYDVTLDVAHEHVVAGSTVDASLRVRNTARTTALPGRVDLPIGDGLVEVAVPLLRSRHAIDRMVSIPALRRGVIPVGPAVTIRTDPVGLVRREREWDDMHELYVHPRTVTVPATSAGLVRDLEGSASRRLVDSDISFHAIREYAPGDARRQIHWKSTAKTGRLMVRQFEETLRARLAVVLSLAGSDFASDDEFELGVSVAASLAEQALRDGRDLEVVCGAEIPRVAQGRMRAIRTLSAPTPRTLLDEFSRVSALERTMPLEEVCRLVVETMPDLSLSFLVCGSNVPVERLRRAALAFPVDTAVVAVVCDERAHPRRQPMGALTVLTVGVLEDLSGLLARGVQT from the coding sequence ATGGCACCGTCGACCCCCACTCCCGCGATCACCCGCGCCGATGACTCCCGCACGGGCATCGGGCGCACGGCCGTCACCGAGACGACGTCGCGCACGCGGGTGACGACGATCCCCGCGTCCGCCGGCGCGTCGCGGGGAGTCCGGGGACGCGTGGGCGCCGCCCGCGCGCGCCTGGTGCGCGGGGCTGTCGTCGTGGCCGCGGGCTGGGGGCGGGTGCGGGATGCGACAGCCTCCGCCGCCCGCGAAGTCGGGGCGAGCGTCGCGCCGGCCGGATGGCTCGTGCTCGTCGCCGCAACGGCGGGCCTCGTCGCAGGGCTCGTCTTCGGGTGGGTCGAGGCGATCGTGGCGGCGATCTGCGCGGTCGTGCTGCTCGCGCTGTCCGTGCCGTTCCTGTTCGGTGCGCGCGGCTACGACGTGACGCTCGACGTCGCCCATGAGCACGTCGTCGCCGGCTCCACGGTCGACGCGAGCCTGCGCGTCCGCAACACCGCCCGGACGACGGCCCTCCCCGGCCGCGTCGATCTGCCGATCGGCGACGGACTCGTCGAGGTCGCCGTCCCGCTGCTGAGATCGCGGCACGCGATCGATCGCATGGTCTCGATCCCGGCGCTGCGGCGCGGCGTCATCCCCGTGGGTCCGGCGGTGACGATCAGGACCGACCCCGTGGGCCTCGTCCGCCGGGAGCGCGAGTGGGACGACATGCACGAGCTGTACGTGCATCCGCGCACCGTGACGGTGCCCGCGACGAGCGCAGGCCTCGTCCGTGACCTCGAGGGCAGCGCGAGCCGGCGCCTCGTCGATTCGGACATCTCCTTCCACGCCATCCGCGAGTACGCGCCCGGCGACGCCCGCCGGCAGATCCACTGGAAATCGACGGCGAAGACCGGCCGGCTCATGGTCCGTCAGTTCGAGGAGACGCTGCGCGCCCGCCTCGCGGTCGTGCTGAGCCTCGCCGGCTCCGACTTCGCCTCCGACGACGAGTTCGAGCTCGGCGTCTCGGTCGCGGCATCCCTCGCAGAGCAGGCGCTGCGCGACGGGCGCGACCTCGAGGTCGTGTGCGGCGCCGAGATCCCGCGGGTCGCGCAGGGCAGGATGCGGGCGATCCGCACGCTGTCCGCACCGACCCCGAGGACGCTGCTCGACGAGTTCTCGCGAGTCTCGGCGCTCGAGCGGACGATGCCCCTCGAGGAGGTGTGCCGTCTCGTCGTCGAGACGATGCCGGACCTGTCCCTCTCGTTCCTCGTGTGCGGCTCGAACGTGCCGGTCGAGCGCCTCCGCAGGGCGGCCCTGGCCTTCCCCGTGGACACCGCCGTCGTCGCCGTCGTGTGCGACGAGCGCGCGCATCCTCGCCGCCAGCCGATGGGCGCCCTCACCGTCCTCACCGTCGGCGTGCTCGAGGACCTGTCGGGCCTGCTCGCCCGGGGGGTCCAGACGTGA
- a CDS encoding transglutaminase domain-containing protein has product MRPDFSGLRTRIVAAGSLYVVVMAALAVFAAAPIYGVPVAPAYLRLAVTAVAAAFLLAAASRIWRWGGWLVVLVAALVLLVLSVALAVPLTPTPPGAVDALRQTASGLVTGWKDLLTVDLPVGTYRNLLVPALAVLFIGTLSALLLAWRRDARSTWAAAPAIAMSGFGLLFGSSVASDALRIGALVVPAPRELAVGAIALVGSVAWLSWRTREQRREALLRVADASGIRVARKASGAHARRTALAAGMLAVAVIAGIATTPLVAQGRTRDVLRTATGPEEAIRTAVSPLAAYRASFGDAAFTSPLFSVQRVRGPVPDRMRLATLTSYDGAQYRVDGGDGLFTRVPDGRAPDPGTSSTVRIRVAGLRGIWLPTFGSLARMDFRGMDAAALDDAFYYDGSTDAAVDTAGLRDGASYDVSATVAPHRSLAALQPSGARPDVDLPQSLADWIAAQHVARDGGGLQTLIQRLRARGYLSHALAVSDGGAAWERPLGDAYVFQPSAAGHSLARMDELFRSLVERSNAVGQVTPTADTPSDSASLPTPSPLAADASIGASGSAGLVAAVGDDEQFAVAAALVAQALGFPSRVVVGVRLTGSDLPACGGGVCTGGDLAAWTEVGDRDGSWVAVDATPQHENGLDPTTTRERDPENATEVRPQTAHEVVPPDPVHQDAANAESRAADGIDLEPLWAGLRIAGAAALALALLAAPFLGIVGLKTVRRRRRRQAASPRRRFAAGWDEFVDTAVDYGMPRPGVRTRTELASAYATSGAAGLAMDADRATFSEAEPSDADAQAFWAIVEAERRALGEGRTVRRRLRAAVSLSSFASDRRGDDADRRRPTT; this is encoded by the coding sequence GTGAGGCCCGACTTCTCCGGCCTCCGCACCCGCATCGTCGCGGCCGGCAGCCTCTACGTCGTCGTGATGGCGGCGCTCGCGGTGTTCGCGGCGGCGCCGATCTACGGCGTGCCCGTCGCGCCGGCCTACCTCCGGCTCGCGGTGACGGCTGTCGCGGCCGCCTTCCTCCTGGCCGCGGCATCCCGTATCTGGCGCTGGGGCGGGTGGCTGGTCGTCCTCGTCGCCGCGCTCGTTCTCCTCGTCCTCTCGGTCGCACTCGCCGTGCCGCTCACACCGACGCCGCCCGGTGCGGTGGACGCGCTGCGGCAGACCGCGTCGGGACTCGTCACGGGCTGGAAGGACCTGCTGACCGTCGACCTTCCCGTCGGCACGTACCGCAACCTTCTTGTTCCGGCACTCGCCGTCCTGTTCATCGGAACGCTGAGCGCCCTCCTCCTCGCCTGGCGCAGGGATGCTCGGAGCACGTGGGCCGCGGCGCCGGCCATCGCCATGTCGGGCTTCGGCCTGTTGTTCGGTTCGTCCGTCGCGAGCGACGCGCTGCGCATCGGCGCCCTGGTCGTCCCCGCCCCGCGCGAGCTCGCCGTGGGGGCGATCGCGCTCGTCGGCTCTGTCGCGTGGCTCTCCTGGCGCACGCGTGAGCAGCGGCGCGAGGCTCTGCTCCGCGTGGCTGACGCGAGCGGCATCCGCGTGGCACGAAAGGCCTCGGGAGCCCATGCGCGGCGTACGGCGCTCGCGGCCGGGATGCTGGCCGTCGCCGTGATCGCGGGCATCGCGACCACGCCGCTCGTGGCCCAGGGGCGGACCCGTGACGTGCTGCGCACGGCAACCGGTCCCGAGGAGGCCATCCGCACCGCCGTGAGCCCGCTCGCCGCCTACCGTGCGAGCTTCGGCGACGCCGCCTTCACCTCTCCGCTCTTCTCGGTCCAGCGCGTGCGCGGCCCCGTGCCGGATCGCATGCGCCTCGCCACCCTCACGTCGTACGACGGCGCGCAGTACCGCGTGGACGGCGGCGACGGCCTGTTCACCCGGGTGCCGGACGGCCGCGCCCCCGATCCCGGCACCTCGTCGACCGTCCGCATCCGCGTGGCGGGTCTGCGCGGCATCTGGCTGCCCACCTTCGGGTCGCTCGCGCGCATGGATTTCCGCGGGATGGATGCCGCGGCCCTCGACGACGCGTTCTACTACGACGGGAGCACCGACGCGGCGGTGGACACGGCAGGCCTGCGGGACGGCGCGAGCTACGACGTCTCCGCGACCGTCGCCCCGCATCGCAGTCTGGCCGCGCTGCAGCCCTCCGGCGCCCGCCCCGATGTCGATCTTCCCCAGAGCCTCGCCGACTGGATCGCCGCGCAGCACGTCGCCCGCGACGGCGGCGGTCTGCAGACCCTCATCCAGCGCCTGCGCGCCCGCGGCTACCTGAGCCACGCGCTCGCGGTCTCCGACGGCGGTGCGGCCTGGGAGCGACCGCTGGGCGACGCGTACGTCTTCCAGCCGAGCGCCGCCGGCCACTCGCTCGCCCGCATGGACGAGCTCTTCCGGTCGCTCGTCGAGCGCAGCAACGCCGTCGGCCAGGTCACGCCGACTGCCGACACGCCGTCGGACTCCGCATCCCTCCCCACTCCCTCTCCCCTCGCCGCCGACGCGTCGATCGGAGCCTCCGGGAGCGCCGGCCTCGTCGCCGCCGTGGGAGACGACGAGCAGTTCGCCGTCGCCGCGGCGCTCGTGGCGCAGGCACTGGGCTTTCCCTCGCGAGTCGTGGTCGGGGTTCGTCTCACCGGATCCGACCTTCCCGCGTGCGGCGGGGGAGTGTGCACGGGCGGCGATCTCGCCGCGTGGACCGAGGTGGGCGACCGCGACGGCTCGTGGGTCGCCGTCGATGCCACACCGCAGCACGAGAACGGGCTCGACCCCACGACGACGCGCGAGCGCGACCCCGAGAACGCCACGGAAGTGCGGCCGCAGACCGCCCATGAGGTGGTGCCGCCGGACCCCGTGCACCAGGACGCCGCGAACGCCGAGAGCCGCGCGGCCGACGGGATCGACCTCGAGCCGCTGTGGGCGGGCCTGCGCATCGCGGGGGCGGCGGCGCTGGCCCTCGCGCTGCTAGCCGCCCCGTTCCTCGGGATCGTCGGGCTGAAGACGGTCCGCCGCCGGCGCCGCCGACAGGCGGCGAGTCCGCGACGACGGTTCGCCGCCGGCTGGGACGAATTCGTCGACACCGCGGTCGACTACGGGATGCCGCGTCCCGGCGTCCGCACGCGCACCGAACTGGCGAGTGCATATGCCACGTCCGGTGCGGCGGGGCTCGCGATGGATGCCGACCGGGCCACGTTCTCGGAGGCGGAGCCGAGCGACGCCGACGCCCAGGCGTTCTGGGCGATCGTCGAGGCCGAGCGACGAGCGCTCGGCGAGGGACGCACCGTCCGACGACGTCTGCGCGCGGCCGTATCGTTGTCATCATTCGCGTCGGACCGGAGAGGAGACGACGCCGATCGCCGGCGTCCCACGACATGA
- a CDS encoding DUF5684 domain-containing protein: MNDSAYTAAIVIDVLIAVAVYVWMALALSALFRKAGERGWKAWVPFLNIFVLLELGGLSGWNILLLLIPVVGEIAVFIILIVAYYRISRSFGYGGGMTVLAVLLPPIWLSVLGWGSARWLGGPHRGSLRTANADLDARLGGGMDAVAPAPVPSSGFTPAPASASPRLAPPAGTPTESAPAAASRPEFTPAPARPSFDPRPDVAPAPARASFDPRPDVAPAPARAADGLGTQFAPAPARPAPAHAVPAVEAPPSSPAPSSPAPSSPAPSSPAPSSPAPAPSPARSAAPADPSAPVSAFAPRPPAPAAQAARRGFDDEFDDLDDEYYGDYSGGDDARIVGTTSAGAPAPGPRRAPISAVPDSPASAVARDSWAQPADGSGGAAEDTSGEVSAVVGAPALGGPMSARSSVSAQRKAPEVPDDGLSDETIVAPRRRPRWMLIPPLGAAIPLTSDVVVVGRRPVADARHPGAQLVPIADETRTMSKTHARLERRDDLWTVTDLASTNGVALVADDGAEIEIGESGTATIGERFLLGDAELRLTRTEP, encoded by the coding sequence ATGAACGATTCCGCCTACACCGCGGCCATTGTCATCGATGTGCTCATCGCCGTCGCGGTATACGTCTGGATGGCGCTCGCCCTCTCGGCCCTGTTCCGCAAGGCCGGCGAGCGCGGATGGAAGGCGTGGGTGCCGTTCCTCAACATCTTCGTGCTGCTCGAACTCGGCGGGCTGTCCGGCTGGAACATCCTGCTGCTGCTCATCCCCGTGGTCGGCGAGATCGCCGTCTTCATCATCCTCATCGTCGCGTACTACCGGATCAGCCGTTCGTTCGGCTACGGCGGCGGGATGACGGTCCTCGCCGTGCTGCTCCCACCGATCTGGCTCAGCGTCCTCGGCTGGGGTTCTGCACGCTGGCTCGGCGGCCCGCACCGCGGCTCGCTGCGGACGGCGAACGCCGATCTCGACGCGCGTCTCGGCGGGGGCATGGATGCCGTGGCCCCCGCGCCCGTCCCCTCTTCCGGCTTCACGCCCGCCCCGGCTTCGGCATCGCCGCGCCTCGCACCGCCCGCGGGGACGCCCACCGAATCTGCTCCTGCGGCGGCGTCCCGGCCCGAGTTCACGCCGGCTCCCGCTCGGCCGTCATTCGATCCCCGTCCGGATGTCGCGCCCGCACCCGCGCGGGCGTCATTCGATCCCCGTCCGGATGTCGCGCCCGCACCCGCGCGGGCTGCCGATGGGCTCGGGACGCAGTTCGCACCCGCACCGGCCCGTCCTGCGCCGGCTCACGCCGTCCCCGCCGTCGAGGCGCCGCCGTCGAGCCCTGCGCCGTCGAGCCCTGCGCCGTCGAGCCCTGCGCCGTCGAGCCCTGCGCCGTCGAGCCCTGCGCCGGCTCCCTCCCCGGCGCGCTCTGCCGCCCCGGCCGACCCGAGCGCCCCGGTGTCGGCCTTCGCACCGCGGCCCCCGGCGCCCGCCGCACAGGCCGCGAGAAGGGGCTTCGACGACGAGTTCGACGACCTCGACGACGAGTACTACGGCGACTACTCAGGCGGGGACGACGCCCGCATCGTCGGCACGACCTCCGCGGGCGCTCCCGCCCCGGGTCCGCGTCGGGCGCCGATCAGCGCCGTTCCCGACTCCCCGGCATCCGCGGTCGCTCGCGACTCCTGGGCGCAGCCGGCCGATGGTTCCGGAGGTGCCGCCGAGGACACCTCGGGCGAGGTCTCCGCGGTCGTCGGCGCCCCGGCGCTGGGCGGACCGATGTCTGCTCGATCGTCGGTCTCGGCTCAGCGCAAGGCACCCGAGGTTCCCGACGACGGGCTGTCCGACGAGACGATCGTCGCCCCGCGGCGACGCCCGCGATGGATGCTGATCCCTCCGCTGGGCGCCGCCATCCCGCTCACGTCCGACGTCGTGGTCGTCGGTCGTCGTCCCGTCGCCGATGCGCGGCATCCCGGTGCTCAGCTCGTTCCCATCGCGGACGAGACCCGCACGATGTCCAAGACGCACGCCCGCCTCGAGCGCCGCGACGATCTGTGGACCGTCACCGACCTCGCCTCGACCAACGGCGTGGCGCTCGTCGCCGACGACGGCGCCGAGATCGAGATCGGCGAGAGCGGCACGGCCACGATCGGCGAGCGGTTCCTCCTCGGAGACGCCGAGCTCCGCCTGACCCGCACCGAGCCGTGA
- the rpsL gene encoding 30S ribosomal protein S12 gives MPTIQQLVRKGRAPKVSKTKAPALKSNPQQAGVCTRVYTTTPKKPNSAMRKVARVKLRNGTEVTAYIPGEGHNLQEHSLVLVRGGRVKDLPGVRYKIIRGALDTQAVKNRKQARSRYGAKKG, from the coding sequence GTGCCAACCATTCAGCAGTTGGTTCGCAAGGGTCGCGCGCCCAAGGTCTCGAAGACCAAGGCGCCCGCCCTGAAGTCGAACCCGCAGCAGGCAGGCGTGTGCACCCGCGTGTACACCACCACCCCGAAGAAGCCGAACTCGGCGATGCGCAAGGTCGCCCGTGTCAAGCTCCGCAACGGCACCGAGGTCACGGCCTACATCCCCGGTGAGGGCCACAACCTGCAGGAGCACTCGCTGGTGCTCGTCCGCGGCGGTCGCGTGAAGGACCTCCCGGGCGTCCGTTACAAGATCATCCGCGGCGCGCTCGACACGCAGGCCGTCAAGAACCGTAAGCAGGCTCGCAGCCGCTACGGCGCGAAGAAGGGTTGA
- the rpsG gene encoding 30S ribosomal protein S7, with translation MPRKGPAPKRPVVNDPVYGAPIVTQLVNKILVDGKKSIAESIVYTALRGVEAKNGQDAVATLKKALDNVRPTLEVKSRRVGGSTYQVPVEVKPHRANTLALRWLVSYAKGRREKTMTERLQNEILDASNGLGAAVKRREDTHKMAESNRAFAHYRW, from the coding sequence ATGCCTCGCAAGGGACCCGCCCCGAAGCGTCCGGTCGTCAACGACCCGGTCTACGGTGCTCCGATCGTCACGCAGCTGGTGAACAAGATCCTCGTCGACGGCAAGAAGTCCATCGCCGAGTCGATCGTCTACACCGCCCTGCGCGGTGTCGAGGCCAAGAACGGCCAGGACGCCGTCGCCACGCTGAAGAAGGCGCTCGACAACGTGCGCCCGACCCTCGAGGTCAAGAGCCGCCGCGTCGGCGGTTCGACCTACCAGGTGCCGGTCGAGGTCAAGCCTCACCGCGCCAACACGCTCGCGCTGCGCTGGCTCGTCAGCTACGCCAAGGGCCGTCGTGAGAAGACGATGACCGAGCGCCTCCAGAACGAGATCCTGGATGCCTCGAACGGCCTGGGTGCCGCGGTCAAGCGCCGCGAGGACACCCACAAGATGGCCGAGTCGAACCGCGCCTTCGCCCACTACCGCTGGTAA
- the fusA gene encoding elongation factor G codes for MAQEVLTDLNKVRNIGIMAHIDAGKTTTTERILFYTGVNHKIGETHDGAATTDWMEQEQERGITITSAAVTCFWDKHQINIIDTPGHVDFTVEVERSLRVLDGAVAVFDGKEGVEPQSETVWRQADKYDVPRICFVNKMDKLGADFYFTVDTIVNRLKAKPLVLQLPIGVENDFVGVVDLVEMRALVWPGDAKGDVTMGAKYEIQEIPADLADKAAEYREKLLETVAESDEHLLEKYFGGEGLTVAEVKGAIRKLTVSGELYPVLCGSAFKNRGVQPMLDAVVDYLPSPLDVPSIEAHDPKNEEIVIERHADREEPFAALAFKIVSHPFFGRLTYIRVYSGHLDSGSQVVNATKGKKERIGKIFQMHANKENPVDSVTAGHIYAVIGLKDTTTGDTLSDSDNQVVLESMTFPEPVIEVAIEPKTKADQEKLGVAIQKLAEEDPTFRVEQNSETGQTVIKGMGELHLDILVDRMKREFKVEANVGKPQVAYRETIRKTVDRHDYTHKKQTGGSGQFAKIQFALEPLEVTADKTYEFENKVTGGRIPREYIEPTNQGFQDAMNVGVLAGYPMVGVKAILMDGASHDVDSSEMAFKIAGSMGFKEAVRKANPVILEPLMAVEVRTPEEYMGDVIGDLNSRRGQIQSMEDAAGVKVVRALVPLSEMFGYIGDLRSKTSGRAVYSMEFDSYAEVPRNVADEIIQKTKGE; via the coding sequence GTGGCACAAGAAGTGCTCACCGACCTCAACAAGGTCCGCAACATCGGCATCATGGCGCACATCGATGCCGGCAAGACGACGACGACCGAGCGCATCCTGTTCTACACGGGCGTCAACCACAAGATCGGCGAGACGCACGACGGCGCTGCCACCACCGACTGGATGGAGCAGGAGCAGGAGCGCGGCATCACGATCACGTCCGCCGCCGTGACCTGCTTCTGGGACAAGCACCAGATCAACATCATCGACACCCCCGGCCACGTGGACTTCACGGTCGAGGTCGAGCGCTCGCTGCGCGTCCTCGACGGCGCGGTCGCCGTGTTCGACGGCAAGGAGGGCGTCGAGCCCCAGTCCGAGACCGTGTGGCGTCAGGCCGACAAGTACGACGTCCCGCGCATCTGCTTCGTCAACAAGATGGACAAGCTGGGCGCCGACTTCTACTTCACGGTCGACACCATCGTCAACCGCCTGAAGGCCAAGCCGCTCGTTCTGCAGCTGCCGATCGGCGTCGAGAACGACTTCGTCGGCGTCGTCGACCTGGTCGAGATGCGCGCGCTGGTGTGGCCGGGCGACGCCAAGGGCGACGTGACGATGGGTGCCAAGTACGAGATCCAGGAGATCCCGGCCGACCTCGCCGACAAGGCCGCCGAGTACCGCGAGAAGCTGCTCGAGACCGTCGCCGAGTCGGATGAGCACCTGCTCGAGAAGTACTTCGGCGGTGAGGGCCTCACGGTCGCCGAGGTCAAGGGCGCCATCCGCAAGCTCACCGTCTCGGGCGAGCTCTACCCGGTCCTGTGCGGCTCGGCGTTCAAGAACCGCGGTGTGCAGCCGATGCTCGACGCGGTCGTGGACTACCTGCCGTCGCCGCTCGACGTCCCCTCGATCGAGGCGCACGACCCGAAGAACGAAGAGATCGTCATCGAGCGTCACGCCGACCGCGAGGAGCCGTTCGCGGCGCTCGCGTTCAAGATCGTGTCGCACCCGTTCTTCGGCCGTCTCACCTACATCCGCGTGTATTCGGGTCACCTCGACTCCGGCTCGCAGGTCGTCAACGCGACCAAGGGCAAGAAGGAGCGCATCGGGAAGATCTTCCAGATGCACGCCAACAAGGAGAACCCGGTCGACTCGGTCACCGCGGGCCACATCTACGCCGTGATCGGTCTGAAGGACACCACGACGGGCGACACGCTATCGGACTCCGACAACCAGGTCGTCCTCGAGTCGATGACGTTCCCGGAGCCGGTCATCGAGGTCGCGATCGAGCCCAAGACCAAGGCCGATCAGGAGAAGCTGGGTGTCGCCATCCAGAAGCTCGCCGAGGAGGACCCGACGTTCCGCGTCGAGCAGAACTCCGAGACGGGCCAGACGGTCATCAAGGGCATGGGCGAGCTGCACCTCGACATCCTCGTGGACCGCATGAAGCGCGAGTTCAAGGTCGAGGCCAACGTCGGCAAGCCGCAGGTCGCGTACCGCGAGACGATCCGCAAGACCGTCGATCGTCACGACTACACGCACAAGAAGCAGACCGGTGGCTCGGGCCAGTTCGCGAAGATCCAGTTCGCGCTGGAGCCGCTCGAGGTCACGGCCGACAAGACGTACGAGTTCGAGAACAAGGTCACGGGTGGCCGCATCCCGCGCGAGTACATCGAGCCGACCAACCAGGGCTTCCAGGATGCGATGAACGTCGGCGTCCTCGCGGGCTACCCGATGGTCGGTGTGAAGGCGATCCTCATGGATGGCGCGTCGCACGACGTCGACTCCTCGGAGATGGCGTTCAAGATCGCCGGTTCGATGGGCTTCAAGGAGGCCGTCCGCAAGGCGAACCCGGTCATCCTCGAGCCGCTCATGGCCGTCGAGGTGCGTACGCCCGAGGAGTACATGGGTGACGTCATCGGCGACCTGAACAGCCGCCGCGGTCAGATCCAGTCGATGGAGGACGCTGCCGGCGTCAAGGTCGTGCGCGCCCTCGTGCCGCTGTCCGAGATGTTCGGCTACATCGGCGATCTGCGTTCGAAGACCTCCGGCCGGGCCGTCTACTCCATGGAGTTCGACAGCTACGCCGAGGTCCCGAGGAACGTCGCCGACGAGATCATCCAGAAGACCAAGGGCGAGTGA
- the tuf gene encoding elongation factor Tu, with product MAKAKFERTKPHVNIGTIGHVDHGKTTLTAAISKVLADKYPSATNVQRDFASIDSAPEERQRGITINISHVEYETPKRHYAHVDAPGHADYIKNMITGAAQMDGAILVVAATDGPMAQTREHVLLAKQVGVPYLLVALNKADMVDDEEILELVELEVRELLSSQDFDGDNAPVVRVSGLKALEGDEAWTQSILDLMEAVDESIPDPVRDKDKPFLMPIEDVFTITGRGTVVTGRAERGTLAINSEVEIVGLRPTQKTIVTGIEMFHKQLDEAWAGENCGLLLRGTKRDDVERGQVVVKPGSVTPHTNFEGTAYILSKEEGGRHNPFYTNYRPQFYFRTTDVTGVISLPEGTEMVMPGDTTDMTVELIQPIAMEEGLGFAIREGGRTVGAGTVTKIIK from the coding sequence GTGGCTAAGGCCAAGTTCGAGCGGACCAAGCCGCACGTGAACATCGGAACGATCGGTCACGTCGACCACGGCAAGACGACGCTCACCGCCGCCATCTCGAAGGTGCTCGCCGACAAGTACCCGTCGGCCACCAACGTCCAGCGTGACTTCGCATCGATCGACTCGGCTCCCGAGGAGCGCCAGCGCGGCATCACGATCAACATCTCGCACGTCGAGTACGAGACCCCGAAGCGTCACTACGCTCACGTCGACGCCCCGGGTCACGCCGACTACATCAAGAACATGATCACCGGTGCCGCTCAGATGGACGGCGCGATCCTCGTGGTCGCCGCCACCGACGGCCCGATGGCGCAGACGCGCGAGCACGTGCTGCTCGCCAAGCAGGTCGGCGTGCCCTACCTGCTCGTCGCGCTGAACAAGGCGGACATGGTCGACGATGAGGAGATCCTGGAGCTCGTCGAGCTCGAGGTCCGCGAGCTGCTGTCGTCCCAGGACTTCGACGGCGACAACGCCCCCGTCGTGCGCGTCTCGGGCCTGAAGGCTCTCGAGGGCGACGAGGCGTGGACGCAGTCGATCCTCGACCTCATGGAGGCCGTCGACGAGTCCATCCCGGACCCGGTGCGCGACAAGGACAAGCCGTTCCTCATGCCGATCGAGGACGTCTTCACCATCACCGGCCGTGGCACGGTCGTGACGGGTCGCGCCGAGCGCGGCACGCTCGCGATCAACTCCGAGGTCGAGATCGTGGGTCTGCGCCCGACGCAGAAGACGATCGTCACCGGTATCGAGATGTTCCACAAGCAGCTCGACGAGGCGTGGGCCGGCGAGAACTGTGGTCTGCTCCTGCGCGGCACCAAGCGTGACGACGTCGAGCGCGGCCAGGTCGTCGTGAAGCCGGGTTCGGTCACGCCGCACACCAACTTCGAGGGCACGGCGTACATCCTGTCCAAGGAGGAGGGTGGCCGTCACAACCCCTTCTACACGAACTACCGCCCGCAGTTCTACTTCCGCACCACGGACGTCACCGGCGTCATCTCGCTGCCCGAGGGCACCGAGATGGTCATGCCGGGCGACACCACGGACATGACGGTCGAGCTCATCCAGCCGATCGCCATGGAAGAGGGCCTCGGCTTCGCGATCCGTGAGGGTGGCCGCACCGTCGGCGCCGGCACGGTGACCAAGATCATCAAGTAA